In Mercenaria mercenaria strain notata chromosome 13, MADL_Memer_1, whole genome shotgun sequence, a single window of DNA contains:
- the LOC123529108 gene encoding uncharacterized protein LOC123529108, translating into MPHLNKPTCINLWIQPITETLTIEENLNGKQRRGASQRGTIYMRSTSRSLRYTRRQNLLLTRKVMRFGTWNVRTMYEGGRSANVAKGMRSYNLQVLGLCKTRLINSSETRLGAGETLIYSGHKEADAPHTEGVGIVMSKEAAQALIGWEPINSRILMAKFRTSNKRITLATIMCYGPTNDAEEKVKEDFYDRLQTVINDRHDRAVVILIGGFQR; encoded by the coding sequence ATGCCACACTTGAATAAACCTACATGTATAAATCTGTGGATTCAACCGATTACAGAAACGCTAACAATCGAGGAAAACTTAAATGGTAAACAGCGTCGAGGAGCCTCTCAAAGAGGAACTATATATATGAGGTCAACTAGTCGAAGCCTTCGGTACACTAGAAGACAGAATCTCCTTTTGACAAGGAAGGTGATGAGATTTGGCACGTGGAACGTGCGAACTATGTACGAGGGAGGTAGGAGTGCAAATGTAGCGAAGGGGATGAGAAGTTATAATTTGCAGGTGCTTGGGCTGTGTAAGACCAGGTTGATTAACTCCTCGGAAACTAGATTGGGCGCAGGGGAGACCTTGATCTATTCAGGCCACAAGGAGGCTGACGCACCACACACAGAAGGAGTCGGAATCGTGATGTCAAAAGAAGCAGCACAAGCACTCATTGGATGGGAACCAATCAACTCGAGGATCTTAATGGCAAAATTCAGGACATCCAACAAGAGAATCACACTCGCCACCATCATGTGTTATGGCCCAACAAACGACGCAGAGGAGAAGGTAAAGGAGGATTTTTATGATAGACTTCAGACAGTGATAAATGATAGACATGACAGAGCGGTGGTCATTCTTATTGGGGGATTTCAACGCTAA